A window of Bacillus sp. DX3.1 genomic DNA:
TATGAAAGGAGAATAGAAATGAACTCTATTTTAAGTCCCTTGATAAATGAGCTTGCGGAACAATTACAAAATGAAAATGAACAAACTTTACATCAGTTTCTAGATGAAATGAAAACAAATGAGACACCGCTTATAGAGATTTGTCCTATGAACGAAGGGTATCGTCTTATTACTTATCTTTGGTTAGGTGATGAAGAAACAGAAAATGTATATGTATGTGGAAGTTATCCTGGGTGGGATCTTACTTCAAATAAATTAGAGAAGCTATTACATACAAACCTATGGTATAAAACATTTCGGACCAATGAACAATTTGTTTCTACATATTATTTTTCTGTTAACGATTATTTTGAACATGATTGGGTAAAACGCAGTAAACATTACCAATTGGATCAATTTAATAGTAAAACATTTGGTACTAATCCCGATAAAGCGTCTTTTTTAGAACTAGGAACAGCAATCCAATATGATAAAACATATTTTCAAAATCATATTCCTCATGGAGAAATCGAAACATATTCGTTTTACAGTTCAGCTTTAGGGAATGCAAGGAAGCTTATTATTTACACACCTCGCGATTACTCTCGTACATCAACGCCTCAAGACCTTGTCATTACATTTGATGGCAGTTCATTTATGCAAAATCTTTCTGCAGCTATTACGCTTGATAATCTAATTTACAAAAAGGAAATTCCTTCGTGTATTGTAGTTGGAATGGATCATGTAGATCGATTTGCTGAGCTTACTTATAACGATAAAATGAATTCATTTTTAAAAGATGAGTTACTTCCTTGGATTCAAACGAAATATCATGTACAAAAGGATCCAACTCATATAACGATTGCTGGTCTAAGTCTAGGTGGTCTAGCAGCATTTTATGCAGCGTTGCAGTATCCTCATGTTTTTGGCAATGTGTTGTCACTTTCAGGTTCCGTTCATCGAAAAAAAGACGGTTATGAAGATACGATTCCATGGATTGAACAGAAATTTTTAACAAGCAGCAGCAAATACCCATTTCATACGTATATGGCAGCCGGAGCACTTGAGAACAAATCACTTTTAGAAGCGAATAGAAGCCTATATAAGACTCTTAAAGAAAATGAATACCAAATCACCTATTTAGAATTTTCAGGTGGTCACGATGAAATTTGGTGGCGCGAACTGTTTGCGGAGGGGTTACTAGCACTATATCATTCTAAAAAGATCGTTTAAAGAGAAGGGAAGAGGTAAGCTATGAACAAAAAAGATTTGGAAAAAGCGCTAAAAAAACAAGAAATCTTAGTAAAGGATGAGAAGGTTTGGTCTTTTACGTATGAAGATCATATAGATTCTATTATTAAACGTGCAGAAAAAGAAGGAGCTTTTAATGATTTATCAGGAAAGGGGAAACCCCTTAACATTGATAAAAGTCTTTCTTATAACCCTGAAAAACAACTTTATAAAACATTGAAAGATAATCATGTTTTACCAAAATGGGTAGAACTGGCTAAAGAAATTGAT
This region includes:
- a CDS encoding alpha/beta hydrolase-fold protein; translated protein: MNSILSPLINELAEQLQNENEQTLHQFLDEMKTNETPLIEICPMNEGYRLITYLWLGDEETENVYVCGSYPGWDLTSNKLEKLLHTNLWYKTFRTNEQFVSTYYFSVNDYFEHDWVKRSKHYQLDQFNSKTFGTNPDKASFLELGTAIQYDKTYFQNHIPHGEIETYSFYSSALGNARKLIIYTPRDYSRTSTPQDLVITFDGSSFMQNLSAAITLDNLIYKKEIPSCIVVGMDHVDRFAELTYNDKMNSFLKDELLPWIQTKYHVQKDPTHITIAGLSLGGLAAFYAALQYPHVFGNVLSLSGSVHRKKDGYEDTIPWIEQKFLTSSSKYPFHTYMAAGALENKSLLEANRSLYKTLKENEYQITYLEFSGGHDEIWWRELFAEGLLALYHSKKIV
- a CDS encoding DUF1992 domain-containing protein: MNKKDLEKALKKQEILVKDEKVWSFTYEDHIDSIIKRAEKEGAFNDLSGKGKPLNIDKSLSYNPEKQLYKTLKDNHVLPKWVELAKEIDSLKEKLKEYTNPEEAAKVVRHINKKILEHNLICPRAAQKMRVKADF